The following DNA comes from Anopheles arabiensis isolate DONGOLA chromosome 3, AaraD3, whole genome shotgun sequence.
GGTACACACAACGATGCACAACATGATGTAGTGCATTATCATCACGACGAAGAGCATCATGGACCAGCACATTATGAATATCACTACGACGTCCACGATGATCACACTGGCGATGTTCACGGCCAACATGAAGCGCGTAAAGATGATTCGACCCACGGTGAATATTATCTAATCGATGCCGATGGTCATAAGCGTACTGTGAAGTATCATGTTGAAGGAAAAAGCGGTTTCATTGCTGAAGTCCATCGAGAACCAGTCAAAGGCTTCCACGATGCACCTCTTAATTTCCATCACAAGTTCGAAGAGAAATACTGATCATATAATTTTAAGTCATTGTAACAAAGTTacgaaacaaatattttataaatcgaataaaataGTCTAAAGCCACTTTACACAATGTTGCAGTTATGCAGAAAATGACATTGATgacgacaaaaaaacagatacTTCGGCACCCATTCACAAAAACAAGTCCACATCAagtataaaaaagcaaaaatgtatCGATAGTAGGAAAAAACACCATTATCTGGTATTAAATCCTTCCTGCTCAACCAGTCGGAGCACTTGACAAAATGTTACCATAATCTTTCGGGTACTTTccttatttttacttttaacgAAGAGGAGCGTCAACAACATGCACCGATCAACTCTTGGGGATCAATCTTCATCCCCAATGACGCGCCCGAGGACGACAATGACCACAAACTTACAAAGCTAATATTACATGCCGGATACGTGCAGCTCCAGCGGTGTTCCTTAGTTACTGATTttcataaaacattttttcaccAATACTACATTGAATGATACAACAAATGTCTTCCGTTTAAATCATTTATGACCTTGACAATGAATATCATGCGTTACATAACAGTACCCTGCACCATTTCAATCCTATCTGTTTCAGCAGATTAATtgccaattttttttcttctttctagTCTCAACCCTTTCACTTCAACTAGAGCGGTCTGGTTCAACCGGTTGGTGCATTTGGCATGCCGTAGACCCTGCTGAATTTTGGTAACTTTTCTTTTTAGCAGTATTCCCGTATCATGatgaatacatttcctttcgctATATAATGACAGTTCACCCACATTTTCGGCATCAGTTAGCATTTGTTCGCCCCACGCACAACACCTCACAAGTATTTTGCAACATGTATTCCAAGGTATTTGCATGAGCGATTCTCGTGCTTTTGCAGCTGTTTTCTCTAATCTTTCGTCCTTTGTAGATCATTGTTGTTCTGGCCCTTGTCGCCGCCGTTAGTGCTCAAAGCCACTACGGACATCAACAACACTACCAGCCCCAGCACTACCATCACGAAGAGGAGCATCACGGACCAGTGCACTACGAGTATAACTACGATGTGCATGATGACCACACCGGTGATGTTCACGGCCAGAAGGAGGCTCGTAAGGACGACTCTACTCAGGGCGAGTACTACCTGATCGATGCCGACGGTCACAAGCGTACCGTCACGTACCACGTTGAGGGCAAGAGCGGATTCATCGCGGAGGTGCACCGTGAGCCGATCAAGGGATACCAGGTACCGCAGCCACAGCACCACCAATATCAGCCGCAATACCATCATCAGGCTCCGGCTCACCACAAATACTAGTTTTAAACTGTGTATAGTATAGCCCTGTAAATCGAATTTAGAGCTatgataaaatgttttataaatgATAAATCTAATCAAATTTGTGTTGGGCCCTAGATAAACCTCATCCATTACTCCATAACATCGTTATCTGATGCGTTGAGTTTGAATGTGGTTGATTTTCTCTGCGTTAGACGACGCAATATAAGATTCCCATGTCATAGAACAGCTGGGTGATGCACAGTAGGACCGTAGACATACATGTACTCGTTTactgtagtgatgggtaaccggaatcgcacccacggctcggaatcgcttccgagcattgctactccggctccgattccgaaaaatTCAACCCGTCGATTCcgcccggagccgtcggagccgtccggagccgttcggagccgtcggagccgtccggagccgtctggagccgtcggggccgtccggagccgtcggagctgTTGGAGCtgttggagccgtccggagccggtcggaaccgtcgtagtcgttggagccgacggagccgtcgTAGTCGATGGAGCCAACGGAACCGGTTGGAGACGTTGAGGCCGTCGGTGCCGTCGAAGCCGACGGAGCCAGTTCGAGCCGTCGGAGTcgttgtaatagtcggaagtCCTCTGAAGTGCTTTAATTTCCCGATATCAgcgatgatttcattttaaaaaatagcttacgagtaaaaaaagggtcttcttcatttattgctctgaagtttttttgtattttttttaaacaataaagtcaaaaacaattgtttgctccgtatatATATAGGGAAAAACTATGAATCAAACTAttattgatctttattttcataaaagatCGACGGATGATTGATAGTTATATTCTTTGTCTTGTCCATGTGCCATCATGTTATTCGGTAAAAAACAACGGTAAACTGCCATAATTACACTCGTCTGTCTCGTTGTCTCGTATTTTATCAAACCCACCTCCCGTCATAGTTCTATTGCTCCTTGACCTcctaatttgaataatttttttcctatatatatatacggtgcaaacaattatttttggttttatttttgaaaaaaaaaaacacacacaaaaaaacttcatattataataataaattatattcatattcataataaaattatcactaataTCCGGAAATTAATGCGCTTCAGAATGcttccgactattacaactactccgacggctccgacggctccaacggctccaacggctccaacggctccaacggctccaacggctccgacggctccggctgccgactagcggctccggacgtctccggacggc
Coding sequences within:
- the LOC120904481 gene encoding larval cuticle protein A2B-like isoform X3, yielding MYSKIIVVLALVAAVSAQSHYGHQQHYQPQHYHHEEEHHGPVHYEYNYDVHDDHTGDVHGQKEARKDDSTQGEYYLIDADGHKRTVTYHVEGKSGFIAEVHREPIKGYQAPQPQHHQYQPHHGASVHQNNHY
- the LOC120904482 gene encoding larval cuticle protein A2B-like, which encodes MFLKIVGILGLVVVVCSQNHYGTHNDAQHDVVHYHHDEEHHGPAHYEYHYDVHDDHTGDVHGQHEARKDDSTHGEYYLIDADGHKRTVKYHVEGKSGFIAEVHREPVKGFHDAPLNFHHKFEEKY
- the LOC120904481 gene encoding larval cuticle protein A2B-like isoform X2; protein product: MYSKIIVVLALVAAVSAQSHYGHQQHYQPQHYHHEEEHHGPVHYEYNYDVHDDHTGDVHGQKEARKDDSTQGEYYLIDADGHKRTVTYHVEGKSGFIAEVHREPIKGYQVPQPQHHQYQPQYHHQAPAHHKY